In the genome of Dermacentor silvarum isolate Dsil-2018 chromosome 1, BIME_Dsil_1.4, whole genome shotgun sequence, one region contains:
- the LOC125942106 gene encoding uncharacterized protein LOC125942106 — MSNSSICVHETHIRPVIGVIQQQGKDEEPRIEVGEVTLGTDNVLAGSLTVYGGGQYHVKTTVADEVASYEITDEKGQTRNILVAVPKPPVEKIKFERRIILENGVETIEEYQNNKIVRRIVDGQEAPLVEEKK, encoded by the coding sequence ATGAGCAACTCGAGCATCTGCGTGCACGAGACGCACATCCGGCCCGTGATCGGCGTCATCCAGCAGCAGGGCAAGGACGAAGAGCCGCGCATAGAAGTGGGCGAGGTGACGCTGGGCACCGACAATGTGCTGGCCGGTAGCCTGACCGTGTACGGCGGCGGCCAGTACCACGTCAAGACCACCGTCGCGGACGAGGTGGCCAGCTACGAGATCACCGACGAGAAGGGCCAGACGCGGAACATCCTCGTCGCCGTGCCCAAGCCCCCGGTCGAGAAGATCAAGTTTGAGCGCCGCATCATCCTCGAGAACGGCGTGGAGACCATCGAGGAGTACCAGAACAACAAGATAGTGCGCCGCATCGTTGACGGCCAGGAAGCTCCGCTCGTTGAAGAGAAGAAGTAG